One genomic region from Ptychodera flava strain L36383 chromosome 5, AS_Pfla_20210202, whole genome shotgun sequence encodes:
- the LOC139133036 gene encoding heparan sulfate glucosamine 3-O-sulfotransferase 1-like, whose amino-acid sequence MTCVPWCTAGYGIETMTIKTKFFVVCVVASLFVLALVGNVLYHTNQDILCFMRPKPLTAYQTRDGLTGVLDLEDDDSMDFFHAKGMKRRLPQAIIIGVRKCGTRALLAMLKLHPKIQAASAEIHFFDRDENYSRGLDWYRRHMPYSYPDQISMEKSPAYFITDDVPERIYKMDPSVKLLLIVRDPATRVLSDYTQTHTNKVERKKPHESFEELVLDGSRINTKYKAVRTSMYSKHLVRWYSRFPKQQIHIVDGDKLIRDPVPQLQEVEDFLGLEHKISYSNFYFNETRGFYCMKDERTNKCLSDSKGRKHPDVEPRVMQKLQEFYQPFNEKFEEMTGKKFDWP is encoded by the coding sequence ATGACATGTGTCCCATGGTGCACTGCAGGTTATGGGATTGAAACAATGACAATTAAAACGAAGTTTTTCGTCGTGTGCGTCGTGGCAAGCCTGTTTGTGCTCGCGCTTGTCGGAAATGTGTTGTACCATACCAATCAAGATATACTGTGTTTCATGCGACCAAAGCCACTGACGGCGTATCAGACCCGCGATGGACTCACGGGCGTTTTGGACTTGGAGGATGACGATTCCATGGATTTCTTTCACGCAAAAGGAATGAAAAGACGACTCCCACAAGCCATAATTATTGGAGTACGGAAATGTGGAACACGGGCATTGCTGGCAATGCTTAAATTGCATCCGAAGATCCAAGCTGCCTCGGCGGAAATTCATTTCTTTGATCGTGATGAAAACTATAGCAGGGGTTTGGATTGGTACCGGCGGCACATGCCGTACTCGTATCCGGATCAAATCAGCATGGAAAAGAGCCCTGCCTATTTTATAACTGACGACGTGCCAGAGAGAATTTACAAAATGGATCCCTCAGTGAAATTACTGCTCATAGTGCGAGACCCAGCGACACGGGTGCTTTCTGACTACACACAGACTCATACGAACAAAGTTGAGAGGAAAAAGCCGCATGAATCTTTTGAGGAGCTGGTGCTCGACGGCAGCCGCATCAACACCAAGTACAAGGCCGTCAGAACGTCCATGTACTCCAAACATTTGGTAAGATGGTACAGCAGATTTCCCAAACAGCAAATCCACATTGTGGACGGGGACAAACTGATCAGAGACCCCGTACCACAGTTGCAAGAGGTGGAAGACTTCTTAGGTCTGGAACACAAAATTTCGTACAGTAATTTTTACTTTAACGAAACCCGTGGATTTTACTGTATGAAGGATGAAAGAACTAACAAGTGCTTGTCTGACAGCAAAGGCCGGAAGCATCCGGATGTTGAACCAAGAGTTATGCAAAAACTCCAGGAATTCTACCAGCCtttcaatgaaaaatttgaagaaatgaccgggaaaaaatttgactggccATAA